In a single window of the Mesoplodon densirostris isolate mMesDen1 chromosome 18, mMesDen1 primary haplotype, whole genome shotgun sequence genome:
- the LOC132479133 gene encoding LOW QUALITY PROTEIN: uncharacterized protein SPEM3-like (The sequence of the model RefSeq protein was modified relative to this genomic sequence to represent the inferred CDS: substituted 2 bases at 2 genomic stop codons): protein MHLKRFLWAGFNRIFPKDKQASCVGSHRMCMHCSMGPKNIRSRVPPRFRHHPSFLLRHPNHLDSWIPETDDETASKCCWMPSQCGRAWASTEAPRGLWKEGHATPQAKTHSPALTPEHSPAQVHGPEHTSAHTPAQAQAPSHASAQSLGHTSLCTLTHAHLTYTHANTLVPPPTSAPATTTALAPTPATVPISATTSVPALVMALTTTPVPSTTPTPILDSIPSTLSAFSQGLSSGHVVYYARSIKQNLFHVCPTQNSGXSRNDLGTLSRPQEGRGLVSSGTAEQTLKQCSGDSAKPSTGSILGYVELGNMEWKISNDAKDKFVQSKTFAYCSFHPCQSEKRNMDPQTPVYPKFLVYSKDDAPSQPCFHSVTSAQSSPCTMPPPCTLSLPLVSPRSFVLHQHSNHQKPSTLIQTPTFPPTSKSPQSVLSPQGPIPPQLSTTSQTQNXPQPPELHESLGLNQGSVLQRTPGLTGDTGLPKNPGLVQDPVLQDLRGLTEHPYLCKNPSLSQDSDLHKNPVITQDSGSQKILGSTLHGRFFKRPYITQPSDLHKNTSFLQSSYIQRSSAFMHDSGVYRNLEQNQEPVLYKSRGLSQKTRFHNSPHPFQDSGCDKSTGNAQDSGVSRSPDFTQDSGPQKSPYLAQDSAVNKSSVLCQESGLHKSPALVQTPHLHKGSILTQDSGDYKNPGLTQDSGVCRSQGLTQDSDLHKNPGLTQATEVKRRCGLTQDAGIYRSSDHTRDPKFHKDTGINRDPGPHKGPPLTQDSGLSKRPGLHNNSCLIPNPGLHKNPLGTDFVPVWGPHQTQKSFISETVPRKEDAGQHIPWTSVPPSHNSCSAKAQGAYNDLLTSLQRTGSQDWVYHPIDTVPPACQNYRQMSTPPETSWKPYCPGSGTRLGRVVFDACRRQRAGTSAKLCLPGAFTERHPTAGVQLQRVQG, encoded by the exons ATGCATCTGAAGAGATTCTTGTGGGCAGGTTTCAACCGTATTTTCCCCAAAG ACAAGCAAGCCAGCTGTGTAGGCAGCCATCGCATGTGCATGCACTGCTCCATGGGTCCCAAGAACATACGCTCAAGAGTTCCTCCCCGCTTCCGCCATCACCCGAGCTTCCTGCTCAGGCACCCAAACCACCTTGACTCCTGGATACCAGAAACAGATGATGAGACGGCTTCTAAGTGCTGCTGGATGCCGTCTCAGTGTGGACGGGCTTGGGCTTCCACGGAGGCTCCACGGGGACTGTGGAAGGAGGGG CACGCTACCCCCCAAGCCAAGACCCACTCCCCAGCCCTCACccctgagcacagccctgcccaggtcCATGGCCCTGAGCACACCTCAGCCCataccccagcccaggcccaggccccctCACATGCCTCAGCCCAGTCCCTGGGCCATACTTCTCTCTGCACCCTGACCCATGCTCATCTGACCTATACCCATGCCAACACTCTGGTCCCTCCCCCAACTTCTGCCCCTGCTACTACTACTGCCCTAGCCCCTACACCAGCCACTGTCCCGATCTCTGCCACAACCTCTGTCCCAGCACTGGTCATGGCCCTGACGACCactccagtcccttccaccacccctacccccatcctAGATTCTATTCCCTCTACCTTGTCTGCCTTCAGCCAAGGCCTCTCCTCTGGCCATGTGGTCTACTATGCCCGCAGCATAAAGCAGAACTTATTCCATGTGTGTCCCACTCAGAACTCTGGGTAGTCCAGAAATGATTTGGGTACCCTCTCCAGGCCCCAAGAGGGGCGTGGTCTGGTGAGCTCTGGTACAGCTGAGCAAACACTGAAGCAATGTAGTGGGGACAGTGCCAAGCCCTCCACAGGATCCATACTGGGTTACGTGGAGTTGGGGAATATGGAATGGAAGATCTCAAATGATGCCAAAGACAAATTTGTACAATCCAAGACCTTCGCTTACTGTAGCTTCCACCCTTGCCAGTCTGAGAAGAGAAACATGGATCCCCAGACTCCAGTCTACCCCAAATTCCTGGTGTACTCCAAGGATGATGCACCTTCTCAACCTTGCTTCCATTCTGTGACCAGTGCCCAGAGCTCACCATGCACCATGCCCCCCCCATgcactctttctctgcctcttgtttCTCCCAGATCCTTTGTCCTTCATCAacacagcaaccaccagaagccctCCACCTTAATACaaacccccacctttcccccaacCTCCAAGTCTCCTCAGTCTGTCCTCTCTCCCCAgggccccatccctccccagttATCCACTACTTCCCAAACCCAAAACTAGCCCCAACCCCCTGAACTTCATGAGAGTCTAGGTCTCAATCAAGGCTCTGTCCTCCAAAGGACCCCAGGCCTTACCGGAGACACAGGCCTCCCCAAGAACCCAGGCCTTGTTCAAGATCCAGTCCTCCAGGATCTTCGAGGCCTTACCGAACATCCTTACCTCTGCAAGAATCCAAGCCTTTCCCAAGACTCTGACCTTCACAAGAATCCAGTCATTACCCAAGATTCTGGCTCCCAGAAGATCTTAGGTTCTACTCTACATGGACGTTTCTTTAAAAGGCCATACATCACCCAACCCTCTGACCTCCACAAGAACACATCATTTCTCCAAAGTTCTTACATTCAGAGGAGCTCAGCCTTTATGCATGATTCTGGAGTCTATAGGAATCTAGAACAAAACCAAGAGCCTGTACTCTATAAAAGTCGAGGGCTTTCTCAAAAAACTCGCTTCCATAATAGCCCACACCCTTTTCAAGATTCTGGATGTGACAAGAGTACAGGTAATGCCCAAGATTCAGGAGTCTCTAGGAGTCCAGACTTTACTCAAGATTCTGGGCCACAGAAGAGTCCATACCTTGCCCAAGACTCTGCAGTCAACAAGAGCTCAGTCCTTTGCCAGGAATCTGGTCTCCATAAGAGCCCAGCCCTTGTGCAAACCCCTCACCTCCATAAGGGCTCAATCCTTACACAAGACTCAGGAGACTACAAGAATCCAGGTCTGACCCAAGATTCTGGAGTCTGCAGGAGCCAAGGCCTTACTCAAGATTCTGACCTCCATAAGAATCCAGGCCTTACCCAAGCCACTGAAGTCAAAAGGAGATGTGGCCTTACCCAAGATGCTGGAATTTACAGGAGCTCAGATCATACCCGTGACCCTAAGTTCCACAAGGACACAGGAATTAATCGAGATCCTGGCCCCCATAAGGGTCCACCCCTTACTCAAGACTCTGGCTTATCCAAGAGACCAGGCCTCCATAACAACTCATGCCTTATCCCAAACCCTGGCCTTCACAAGAACCCTCTGGGAACTGACTTTGTCCCAGTTTGGGGCCCACATCAGACCCAAAAGTCATTTATATCTGAGACAGTTCCTCGAAAGGAGGATGCAGGGCAGCACATACCATGGACTTCTGTCCCACCCAGTCACAACTCCTGCTCTGCCAAGGCTCAGGGGGCCTACAATGACCTGCTAACCTCCTTGCAGCGAACAGGCAGCCAAGACTGGGTGTACCACCCCATTGATACAGTTCCTCCAGCCTGCCAGAACTATCGCCAGATGTCTACGCCTCCAGAAACCAGCTGGAAGCCCTACTGTCCTGGTTCAGGCACCCGGCTAGGGCGTGTGGTCTTTGACGCCTGCCGGAGACAGCGGGCAGGGACAAGTGCAAAGCTCTGTCTCCCAGGCGCCTTCACCGAGAGACATCCAACtgccggagtccagctccagcgagtccagggataA